The Montipora capricornis isolate CH-2021 chromosome 1, ASM3666992v2, whole genome shotgun sequence genome contains a region encoding:
- the LOC138055004 gene encoding uncharacterized protein, with protein MTKDNEKEFQKADKCHICEKEYNKTDVRVRDHCHVTGQYRGSAHQDCNLNFRLTEKIPVIFHNLRGYDSHFIMQEIGEIVKEHKYTNKKGVYPYDFIDSFDKFNEKLPPKEEFYSILNYEDITDDQYKHAQNVWNTFDLKNMGEYHDLYLKSDILLLADVFENFRKTCLQYYKLYPCHYFTSPGLSWDAMLKMTDIKLELMTNIDMFQFIEKGMRGGISYIANRYGKSNNKYMKTYDEKAPSKYTMYLDANNLYGWAMSQYLPTGGFKWMTKNHIDKIDLAKYTEDSNKGLILEVDLAYPEELHDLHNDYPLGPEKIKVNKDMLSNYCQEIADKFNVSTGLVHKLIPTLSNKEKYVLHYRNLQLYTDLGLKITKVHRVLEFNQSAWLKQYIDFNTEKRTNAKNALEKDFFKLMNNSVFGKTMENIRKRVDVRLVTDENKLLKMAAKPTYVSSKIFNENLVAVHKIKETLTLNRPAYVGMCILELSKKLMYDFHYNYIKQKYDSKAKLLFTDTDSLTYEIETNDAYQDFWNNKDKFDNNDYSQDSQYFDKTNKKVIGKFKDEAVGIPDNRIRWIKIQNVFIHERQ; from the exons ATGACGAAAGATaatgaaaaagaatttcaaaaagctGATAAATGCCACATATGTgagaaagaatacaataaaactgATGTAAGAGTAAGAGATCACTGCCATGTGACTGGTCAGTACAGAGGATCCGCACATCAAGATTGTAACCTAAATTTCAGATTGACTGAGAAAATACCAGTTATATTTCACAATCTCCGTgggtatgacagtcattttataatgcaagagattggtgaaatagtcaaagagcataaatatacaaataagaaag GAGTATATCCATACGACTTCattgatagctttgataaattcaatgaaaagctaccaccaaaagaagaattttacagtatattaAATTATGAGGATATAACAGATGATCAatacaaacatgctcaaaatgtatggaacacTTTTGATCTGAAAAATATGGGTGAGTACCATGACTTATATCTTAAATCCGACATACTTCTGTTAGCAGATgtctttgaaaactttcgaaaGACCTGTCTGCAATACTACAAACTATACCCCTGTCATTATTTCACGTCTCCAGGGCTTTCATGGGatgctatgttaaagatgactgaCATTAAATTAGAGCTTATGACTAATATTGACATGTTTCAGTTCATTGAAAAAGGCATGCGTGGAGGTATTAGTTACATAGCCAACCGATACGGAAAGTcgaataataaatacatgaaaacatatgatgaAAAGGCGCCCTCAAAATATACCATGTATCTAGATGCTAACAATCTCTATGGTTGGGCAATGAGTCAATATTTACCAACTGGCGGTTTCAAATGGATGACTAAAAACCATATTGATAAGATAGACTTAGCCAAGTACACAGAAGATAGCAATAAAGGTTTAATACTAGAAGTCGACCTAGCATATCCAGAAGAACTAcatgatttgcataatgactaCCCTCTGGgacctgaaaaaataaaagtcaaCAAAGATATGCTTTCTAATTATTGTCAAGAAATAGCCGATAAATTTAATGTATCAACTGGTTTAGTTCATAAATTAATACCAACattaagcaataaagaaaagtacgtTCTTCATTACAGaaacctacaattgtacactgatcttggtttgaaaataactaaagTCCATCGAGTACTAGAGTTCAATCAGTCCGCATGGTTGAAGCAATATATTGACTTTAATACtgagaaaagaactaatgcTAAAAATGCTTTGGAGAAAGATTTCTTCAAACTAATGAACAACAGCGtctttggtaaaacaatggaaaacattagaaaaagagtagatgtcagattagtgactgatgaaaacaaactattaaaaatggctgctaaaccaacatatgttagcagcaagatctttaatgaaaatttagtaGCTGTTCATAagatcaaagaaacactaaccttaaacagaccggcatatgtgggtatgtgtatcTTAGAACTAAGCAAGAagttaatgtatgattttcattataattatatcaaacaaaaatacgacagtaaagcaaaattattattcacagacacagacagcttaacttatgaaattgaaactaatgatgcgtatcaagacttttggaataataaagacaaattcgataACAATGATTATTCGCAAGATTCACAATATTTCGACaagacaaataaaaaagtaatcggtaaattcaaagatgaggcAGTAGGTATACCGGATAACCGAATTCGTTGGATTAAGATCCAAAATGTATTCATAcatgaaagacaatga